One window from the genome of Thermus tengchongensis encodes:
- a CDS encoding ABC transporter permease, translating to MEAAELWEIALRSLWVAGLATLLAALPAVPLGLWLALKGGGGFFGRALLYAGLALPSVVVGLFFYLLLSRSGPLGSLGLLYTPYAMVLAEAVLAFPLIAAFVLSGARGRVEEVRLLVRSLGGREGQVLPTLFWESRRTLAAALAAGFGGAISEVGAATLVGGDIRHHTRVLTTAIVVETRKGELESALALGFILLGVALLVTALLIILERE from the coding sequence GTGGAGGCCGCTGAGCTTTGGGAAATCGCCCTGCGGAGCCTCTGGGTGGCGGGGCTCGCCACCCTCTTGGCGGCCTTGCCCGCGGTGCCCTTGGGGCTTTGGCTGGCCTTGAAGGGGGGCGGGGGCTTTTTCGGGCGGGCGCTCCTCTACGCAGGGCTGGCCCTGCCCTCGGTGGTGGTGGGGCTTTTCTTCTACCTCCTCCTTTCCCGCTCTGGACCCCTGGGCTCCTTGGGCCTTCTCTACACCCCCTACGCCATGGTCCTGGCGGAGGCCGTCTTGGCCTTTCCCCTCATCGCCGCCTTCGTCCTTTCCGGCGCCCGGGGGCGGGTGGAGGAGGTGCGGCTTCTGGTGCGGAGCCTGGGGGGCAGGGAGGGGCAGGTGCTGCCCACCCTCTTCTGGGAAAGCCGCCGCACCCTGGCCGCTGCCCTGGCCGCGGGGTTCGGGGGGGCCATCAGCGAGGTGGGGGCGGCCACCCTGGTGGGTGGGGATATCCGCCACCACACCCGGGTCCTCACCACGGCCATCGTGGTGGAAACCCGAAAGGGGGAGCTGGAAAGCGCCTTGGCCCTAGGGTTTATTCTCCTGGGGGTGGCCCTCTTGGTCACCGCCCTGCTGATCATCCTGGAGCGGGAATGA
- a CDS encoding ubiquitin-like small modifier protein 1, which produces MPKVNLYATFRDLTGTSQLQVEGQTVGEVLENLIRLYPRMREELFEGEALAERVSVFLEGRDVRYLNGLATPLAEEATLDLFPPVAGGTFAQRFGALPAWLLERYLSEWGGRKLEEGVYALPGARVRFAEAEPLRVGSLVVPQLLVQVEGEKAQAWWARILLAASRGGG; this is translated from the coding sequence ATGCCCAAGGTCAACCTCTACGCCACCTTCCGCGACCTCACGGGAACGAGCCAGCTCCAGGTGGAGGGCCAGACGGTGGGGGAGGTGCTGGAAAACCTCATCCGCCTCTACCCCCGGATGCGGGAGGAACTCTTTGAGGGAGAAGCGTTGGCCGAGCGGGTTTCCGTCTTCCTGGAAGGGCGGGACGTGCGCTACCTAAACGGGCTTGCCACCCCCCTGGCGGAGGAAGCCACCTTGGACCTCTTCCCCCCGGTGGCGGGCGGAACCTTCGCCCAGCGCTTCGGAGCTTTGCCCGCCTGGCTCTTGGAAAGGTACCTCAGCGAATGGGGCGGGAGAAAGCTAGAGGAAGGAGTCTACGCCCTCCCCGGCGCCCGGGTGCGCTTCGCCGAGGCCGAGCCCCTCAGGGTGGGAAGCCTCGTCGTCCCCCAGCTTCTCGTGCAGGTGGAAGGAGAAAAGGCCCAGGCCTGGTGGGCGCGCATCCTCCTGGCCGCCAGCCGGGGTGGAGGGTAA
- a CDS encoding trimeric intracellular cation channel family protein: MVEALVWLGTLVFAATGALKGVEKGFDLLGVLVLATVTAVGGGSIRDVLVGTLPPTALRNEPLLWSVVLVGLLVFRFHPRVQALERPIYYLDTLGLGLFAALGAERGLEAGLGPFGVALAGTLSGVGGGVLRDVLSGEVPGILYRAGDLYASAALVGALLVYALHGAHPEASLFAGALATVLLRVFGRRLGLRLPTPK, encoded by the coding sequence ATGGTTGAGGCCCTGGTCTGGCTCGGCACCCTGGTCTTCGCCGCCACCGGGGCCCTGAAGGGGGTGGAGAAGGGCTTTGACCTCCTCGGGGTCCTGGTCCTGGCCACGGTGACGGCGGTGGGGGGCGGTTCCATCCGCGACGTCCTGGTGGGCACCCTGCCCCCCACGGCCCTGAGGAACGAACCCCTTCTTTGGAGCGTTGTCCTGGTGGGGCTTCTCGTCTTCCGCTTCCACCCCAGGGTGCAGGCCCTGGAAAGGCCCATCTACTACCTGGACACCCTGGGCCTCGGCCTCTTCGCCGCCTTAGGGGCGGAGCGGGGCCTGGAGGCGGGGCTTGGGCCCTTTGGGGTGGCCCTGGCGGGCACCCTCTCGGGAGTGGGAGGCGGGGTCTTGCGGGACGTGCTCTCCGGGGAGGTGCCCGGCATCCTCTACCGGGCGGGGGACCTCTACGCCTCCGCCGCTTTGGTGGGGGCGCTTTTGGTCTACGCCCTCCACGGCGCCCACCCGGAAGCCTCCCTCTTCGCCGGGGCCCTGGCCACGGTCCTCCTCCGGGTCTTCGGCAGGCGGCTTGGCCTGAGGC
- a CDS encoding HD domain-containing protein, producing MPSFAEALALMEAWTEGESLRRHMRAVEVAMRAYARRFGEDEELWAVAGVLHDMDYEKYPQEHPYRGVEELRRLGYPEEVLEAILGHASYTGVPRKSLMAKALFAVDELTGLITAAVYVRPDRSILGLELPSLKKKFKDKAFAKGVNREEIRMGAEDLGLSLDEHMAFVLEAMKEKADLLGLR from the coding sequence ATGCCGAGCTTTGCGGAAGCCCTAGCCCTCATGGAGGCTTGGACGGAAGGCGAGTCCCTGAGGCGGCACATGCGGGCGGTGGAGGTGGCCATGCGGGCCTATGCCCGCCGCTTTGGGGAGGACGAGGAGCTTTGGGCCGTGGCCGGCGTCCTCCACGACATGGACTACGAGAAGTACCCCCAGGAGCATCCCTACCGGGGGGTGGAGGAGCTAAGGCGCTTGGGCTACCCGGAAGAGGTCCTCGAGGCCATCCTGGGCCACGCCTCCTACACCGGGGTGCCCCGGAAAAGCCTCATGGCCAAGGCCCTCTTCGCCGTGGACGAGCTCACGGGCCTCATCACCGCCGCGGTCTACGTGCGCCCCGACCGCTCCATCCTGGGCCTGGAGCTCCCAAGCCTCAAGAAGAAGTTCAAGGACAAGGCCTTCGCCAAAGGGGTGAACCGGGAGGAGATCCGGATGGGGGCCGAGGACCTGGGCCTTTCCCTGGATGAGCACATGGCCTTCGTCCTCGAGGCCATGAAGGAGAAGGCCGACCTGTTGGGCCTCCGGTAG
- a CDS encoding asparaginase — MNAFVHVYRGEQVENRHRISLAIHGPEGLLAYAGNPGLWSYMRSSAKPFQALALFLTGAVERFGLTEEEVALATASHDGTPEHVAVAARFLEKLGLGPEHLVCGVHPPFSREARRALEAAGLSPTPLHHNCSGKHAGMLAAALALGAPVEGYESPDHPVQRLNRKTLADLSGKEPAHATDGCSVPTFALPLARAARAFYLLAHPEEALEAYREPLFRVQKAMRRHPKLVAGPGSIDTLLMERLPLVAKRGADGYYGLALLESPRGPLGIALKVEDGSAQAREVAVVALLRLLGLDPGPTPWDRPEVRNHRGLVVGHLEAQLDLTWV, encoded by the coding sequence GTGAACGCCTTCGTCCACGTCTACCGCGGCGAGCAGGTGGAGAACCGGCACCGCATTTCCCTGGCCATCCATGGGCCGGAGGGTCTGCTGGCCTATGCGGGAAACCCGGGGTTATGGAGCTACATGCGCTCCTCCGCCAAGCCCTTCCAGGCCCTGGCCCTCTTCCTCACGGGGGCGGTGGAGCGGTTTGGCCTCACCGAAGAAGAGGTAGCCCTGGCCACCGCCAGCCACGACGGCACCCCGGAGCACGTGGCCGTGGCCGCCCGCTTCCTGGAGAAGCTGGGCCTGGGCCCCGAGCACCTGGTCTGCGGGGTCCACCCCCCCTTCTCCCGGGAGGCCCGGCGGGCCCTGGAGGCGGCCGGACTGAGCCCCACCCCCCTCCACCACAACTGCTCGGGGAAGCACGCGGGCATGCTGGCCGCCGCCCTGGCCCTGGGGGCCCCGGTAGAGGGGTACGAAAGCCCGGACCACCCGGTGCAGCGCCTAAACCGCAAAACCCTGGCCGACCTTTCCGGGAAGGAGCCCGCCCACGCCACCGACGGCTGCAGCGTGCCCACCTTCGCCCTACCCCTGGCCCGGGCCGCCCGGGCCTTCTACCTCCTGGCCCACCCGGAGGAGGCCCTCGAGGCCTACCGGGAACCCCTTTTCCGGGTGCAAAAGGCCATGCGTCGCCATCCCAAGCTGGTGGCGGGGCCGGGGAGCATCGATACCCTCCTCATGGAGCGGCTTCCCTTGGTGGCCAAACGGGGGGCGGACGGCTACTACGGCCTGGCCCTTCTGGAAAGCCCCCGCGGGCCCCTGGGGATCGCCCTGAAGGTGGAGGACGGTTCGGCCCAGGCCCGGGAGGTGGCGGTGGTGGCCCTTTTGCGCCTTTTGGGCCTGGACCCGGGCCCCACCCCCTGGGACCGGCCGGAGGTGCGGAACCACCGGGGGCTCGTGGTGGGCCACCTCGAGGCCCAGCTGGACCTCACCTGGGTGTAG
- a CDS encoding ATP-binding cassette domain-containing protein, with protein MSPVLKAQGLVHRYGDFRLEVPRLEVYPGEILAVLGPSGSGKTTLLRLLSGLLLPEEGRVEGGFRAYLPQAPPLLRRSVLENAAFGLRLRGVPRGEAWARASAMLERVGLGAKARQPAHLLSGGEAVRLALARTLLVEPGVLLLDEPTASLDPANAAQVEALLREAAGEGKGVVLATHDLFQARRLAHRVVFLFLGQVVEEAPASLFFQRPQDPRSQAFLEGRLL; from the coding sequence ATGAGCCCGGTTTTGAAGGCCCAGGGGTTGGTCCACCGCTACGGGGATTTTCGCCTCGAGGTTCCCCGCCTCGAGGTGTACCCTGGGGAGATCCTGGCGGTGCTGGGGCCCTCGGGGAGCGGCAAGACCACGCTTCTCCGCCTCCTTTCTGGGCTTCTCCTGCCCGAAGAGGGCCGGGTGGAGGGGGGCTTCCGCGCCTACCTGCCCCAGGCCCCGCCCCTCCTCCGGCGGAGCGTGTTGGAAAACGCCGCCTTCGGCCTCCGCCTCCGGGGGGTGCCCAGGGGGGAGGCTTGGGCCAGGGCTTCCGCCATGCTGGAGCGGGTGGGCCTGGGGGCGAAGGCCCGCCAGCCCGCCCACCTCCTCTCCGGCGGGGAGGCGGTGCGCCTGGCCTTGGCCCGCACCCTCTTGGTGGAGCCGGGGGTGCTCCTTTTGGACGAGCCCACCGCCAGCCTGGACCCGGCCAACGCCGCCCAGGTGGAGGCCCTGCTCCGGGAGGCCGCTGGGGAGGGGAAGGGGGTGGTCCTGGCCACCCACGACCTCTTCCAGGCCAGGAGGCTTGCCCACCGGGTGGTTTTCCTCTTCCTGGGCCAGGTGGTGGAGGAGGCCCCCGCTTCCCTCTTCTTCCAAAGGCCCCAGGACCCGCGAAGCCAGGCCTTCTTGGAGGGGCGTCTGCTTTAG
- a CDS encoding carbohydrate ABC transporter permease translates to MLTQRQVRLAWLLVLPTLLVVALVAGYPLAQVFYWSFFKADIAFVEPPQFVGLENYRFLLQDPDFRQALWNTVKFTVISVSLETLLGLAIALVIHSNFKGRGLVRTAILIPWAIPTVVSAKMWQWMLHDVYGVINVLGVKLGLLAQKVAFLARPELVLPAIIAVDVWKTTPFMALLLLAGLQLIPEELYEAASIDGATRWQQFWTITLPLLTPALVVALIFRTLDALRVFDVIFVMSGVNPATRTLAVYNRQTLIDFQDLGYGSAISVAILVLIFLFVVFYMRTLGKEALK, encoded by the coding sequence ATGCTCACGCAACGGCAAGTCCGCCTGGCCTGGCTTCTGGTCCTCCCCACCCTCCTGGTGGTGGCCCTGGTGGCCGGCTATCCCCTGGCCCAGGTCTTCTACTGGTCCTTCTTCAAGGCCGACATCGCCTTCGTGGAACCTCCCCAGTTCGTGGGCCTGGAGAACTACCGCTTCCTCCTCCAAGACCCCGACTTCCGCCAGGCCCTATGGAACACGGTGAAGTTCACGGTGATCTCGGTCAGCCTGGAAACCCTCTTGGGGCTGGCCATTGCCCTGGTCATCCATTCCAATTTCAAGGGACGGGGATTGGTGCGCACCGCCATCCTCATCCCCTGGGCCATCCCCACGGTGGTTTCCGCCAAGATGTGGCAGTGGATGCTCCACGACGTCTACGGGGTCATCAACGTCCTCGGGGTGAAGCTCGGCCTCCTGGCCCAGAAGGTGGCCTTCTTGGCCCGTCCTGAGCTGGTCCTGCCCGCCATCATCGCCGTGGACGTGTGGAAGACCACCCCTTTTATGGCGCTTCTCCTCCTGGCGGGGCTACAACTCATCCCCGAGGAACTTTACGAGGCGGCCAGCATCGACGGCGCCACCCGCTGGCAGCAGTTTTGGACCATCACCCTCCCCCTCCTCACCCCCGCCTTGGTGGTGGCCCTTATCTTTCGCACCCTGGACGCGCTTCGGGTCTTCGACGTCATCTTCGTGATGAGCGGGGTGAACCCCGCCACCCGCACCCTGGCGGTCTACAACCGCCAGACCCTCATCGACTTCCAGGACCTGGGCTACGGCTCGGCCATCAGCGTGGCCATCCTGGTCCTCATCTTCCTTTTCGTGGTCTTCTACATGCGCACCCTGGGGAAGGAGGCCTTGAAATGA
- a CDS encoding carbohydrate ABC transporter permease: MKPLSRILSRTLFYLLVIFVVVYSVFPFYWAVISSFKPSGALFAADPSFLPLPFTLEHYKSVFLQANFGRNLLNSLLVAGGATLLSLVLGVLAAYALGRLPFPPRNAVLYLVLAMTMFPQISVLGGLFMLLRQAGLFNTHLGLILSYLLFTLPFTVWVLVGYFRGLPRELEEAAYVDGATPLQTLLRIMLPLTGPGLVTTGLLSFIAAWNEYLFALTFTVGDAVKTVPPAIASFGGATPFEIPWGSIMAASVAVTVPLVVLVLVFQQRIVAGLTAGAVKG; this comes from the coding sequence ATGAAGCCGCTTTCCCGCATCCTGAGCCGTACCCTCTTCTACCTCCTGGTGATCTTCGTGGTGGTCTACAGCGTCTTCCCCTTTTACTGGGCGGTCATCTCCAGCTTCAAGCCCTCGGGTGCCCTCTTCGCCGCCGACCCCAGCTTTTTGCCCCTGCCCTTCACCCTGGAACACTACAAGAGCGTCTTCCTGCAGGCGAACTTCGGTCGCAACCTGCTGAACTCCCTCCTGGTGGCGGGCGGGGCCACCCTGCTCTCCCTGGTCCTGGGGGTCTTGGCCGCCTACGCCTTGGGCCGCCTCCCCTTCCCTCCCCGGAACGCCGTGCTCTACCTGGTCTTGGCCATGACCATGTTCCCCCAGATCTCCGTGTTGGGAGGGCTGTTCATGCTCCTTCGGCAAGCGGGCCTCTTCAACACTCACCTGGGCCTCATCCTCTCCTACCTCCTCTTCACCCTGCCCTTCACCGTTTGGGTGCTGGTGGGCTACTTCCGGGGGCTTCCCCGGGAGCTGGAAGAAGCCGCCTACGTGGATGGGGCCACGCCCTTACAAACCCTCCTCCGCATCATGCTCCCCCTCACGGGGCCGGGGCTCGTGACCACGGGGCTCCTCTCCTTCATCGCCGCCTGGAACGAGTACCTCTTCGCCCTGACCTTTACCGTGGGAGACGCGGTCAAGACCGTGCCCCCCGCCATCGCCAGCTTTGGGGGGGCCACGCCCTTTGAGATCCCCTGGGGGTCCATCATGGCCGCCAGCGTGGCGGTGACCGTGCCCCTGGTGGTGCTGGTCCTGGTCTTCCAGCAGCGCATCGTGGCCGGGCTCACCGCCGGAGCGGTTAAGGGGTAA
- the ispF gene encoding 2-C-methyl-D-erythritol 2,4-cyclodiphosphate synthase → MRLGYGEDSHRLIEGKPLYLCGLLIPSPHGALAHSDGDAALHALTDALFSAYGLGDIGLHFPDTDPRWQGVRSEVFLKEALRQVEARGGKLVQASLVLILDRPKLSPHREALLENLSRLLGLPIDRIGLTFKTSEGLAPEHVQARAVVLLDG, encoded by the coding sequence ATGCGCCTAGGTTACGGGGAGGATAGCCACCGCCTTATAGAGGGAAAACCCCTATACCTCTGCGGCCTCCTGATTCCAAGCCCCCACGGGGCCCTGGCCCACTCCGACGGGGACGCCGCCCTGCACGCCCTTACCGACGCCCTCTTTTCCGCCTACGGCCTTGGGGACATCGGCCTCCACTTCCCCGACACCGACCCCCGCTGGCAGGGGGTGCGGAGCGAGGTCTTCCTGAAGGAGGCCCTGCGCCAGGTGGAAGCGCGGGGGGGGAAGCTGGTGCAGGCGAGCCTGGTCCTCATCCTGGACCGGCCCAAGCTCTCTCCCCACCGGGAGGCCCTCTTGGAAAACCTCTCCCGCCTCCTCGGCCTGCCCATAGACCGCATCGGCCTCACCTTCAAGACCTCGGAGGGCCTGGCGCCAGAGCACGTGCAGGCCCGGGCGGTGGTGCTTTTGGATGGTTGA
- a CDS encoding substrate-binding domain-containing protein yields the protein MRAIFLLAACLSGQALGLRLATTTSVYDSGLLDRVLPAFERATGVRVEVLAVGTGQALRLAERKDVDAVLVHAPELEGEALRRGVLAEPFCLAQNSFLLVGPKGDPARIREAGGILEALRRIARAQAPFVSRGDRSGTHLKELALWRAAGLTPRGGWYLESGAGMGQTLVLAAEKGAYTLSDLATHLTVGRKRGLVALYAGEDPLLLNPYTYYLVPGGPKAKEAAALRRFLATEEAARLVAGLKVEGQALFQPLRGWCIIPGSGGR from the coding sequence ATGCGGGCGATCTTCCTCCTGGCGGCTTGCCTTTCGGGCCAAGCTTTGGGGCTCAGGCTGGCCACCACCACCAGCGTCTACGATTCGGGGCTTCTGGACCGAGTTTTGCCTGCTTTTGAAAGGGCCACGGGGGTGCGGGTGGAGGTCCTGGCCGTGGGCACGGGCCAGGCCCTGCGCTTGGCGGAGCGCAAGGACGTGGACGCGGTTTTGGTCCACGCCCCGGAGCTGGAAGGGGAGGCCCTAAGGCGGGGGGTCTTGGCCGAGCCCTTCTGCCTGGCCCAGAATAGCTTCCTCCTGGTGGGGCCCAAGGGGGATCCCGCCCGGATCCGGGAGGCAGGGGGCATCCTGGAGGCCTTGCGGCGGATCGCCCGGGCCCAGGCGCCCTTCGTCTCCCGCGGGGATCGCTCGGGCACCCATCTGAAGGAGCTGGCCCTTTGGCGGGCAGCGGGCCTAACCCCCCGAGGAGGCTGGTACCTGGAGTCGGGGGCGGGCATGGGCCAGACCCTGGTCCTGGCGGCGGAGAAGGGGGCCTACACCCTCTCCGACCTGGCCACCCACCTCACCGTGGGCCGGAAGCGGGGCCTGGTGGCCCTTTACGCTGGGGAAGACCCCTTGCTCCTGAACCCCTACACTTACTACCTGGTGCCCGGGGGGCCCAAGGCCAAGGAGGCGGCGGCCCTGCGCCGCTTCCTGGCCACGGAGGAGGCCGCCCGCCTGGTGGCAGGCTTGAAGGTGGAAGGGCAGGCCTTGTTCCAGCCCCTGAGGGGGTGGTGTATCATCCCTGGAAGTGGAGGCCGCTGA
- a CDS encoding ABC transporter substrate-binding protein: MRRRDFLKKAGVGLAASFVLGPAVVRAQAGPIIRVAGDSTAVGEGGRWMKEMVEAWGKKTGTRVEYIDAPADTNDRLALYQQYWAAKSPDVDVYMIDVIWPGIVAPHAADLKAFFSEAELKEFFPRIVQNNTIRGKLTSIPFFTDAGILYYRKDLLEKYGFKNPPRTWAELEQMAKKVMEGERKAGNRDFWGFVFQGKAYEGLTCDALEWIYSHKGGRIIEPDGTISINNGRAALALNTIRRFVGTIAPSGVTSYAEEEARNVWQQGNSLFMRNWPYAYALGQAEGSPIRGKFGVTVLPKGGADAPNAATLGGWQLMVSAYSRYPKEAADLVRYLASYEVQKDNAVRLSRLPTRPALYTDKDVLAKNPWFKDLLPVFQNAVSRPSDVAGAKYNQVSEAIWTEVHSVLTGRKTGEVAVRDLEGRIRRILR, from the coding sequence ATGAGGCGTAGGGATTTTCTCAAGAAGGCGGGCGTGGGGCTTGCGGCCAGCTTCGTTCTGGGGCCTGCGGTGGTGCGGGCCCAGGCGGGCCCCATCATCCGGGTAGCCGGGGACTCCACCGCGGTGGGCGAGGGGGGCCGCTGGATGAAGGAGATGGTGGAGGCTTGGGGCAAGAAGACCGGTACCCGGGTGGAGTACATCGACGCTCCCGCGGACACCAACGACCGCCTGGCCCTCTACCAGCAGTACTGGGCGGCCAAGAGCCCCGACGTGGACGTCTACATGATCGACGTCATCTGGCCGGGCATTGTGGCCCCCCACGCCGCCGACCTCAAGGCGTTCTTCTCTGAGGCGGAACTCAAAGAGTTCTTCCCCCGCATCGTGCAGAACAACACCATCCGCGGCAAGCTCACCTCCATCCCCTTCTTCACCGACGCGGGCATCCTCTACTACCGCAAGGACCTCTTGGAAAAATACGGCTTCAAGAACCCGCCCCGCACCTGGGCCGAGCTGGAGCAGATGGCCAAAAAGGTGATGGAGGGAGAGCGCAAAGCGGGCAACCGCGACTTCTGGGGGTTTGTTTTCCAGGGCAAGGCCTACGAGGGCCTCACCTGCGACGCCTTGGAGTGGATCTACTCCCACAAGGGCGGGCGCATCATTGAGCCCGACGGCACCATCAGCATCAACAACGGGCGCGCCGCCTTGGCCCTCAACACCATCCGCCGCTTCGTGGGCACCATCGCCCCCTCTGGGGTCACCAGCTACGCCGAGGAGGAGGCCAGAAACGTCTGGCAGCAGGGCAATAGCCTCTTCATGCGCAACTGGCCCTACGCCTACGCCTTGGGTCAGGCGGAGGGAAGCCCCATCCGCGGCAAGTTCGGGGTCACGGTCCTTCCCAAAGGCGGTGCAGACGCGCCCAACGCCGCCACCCTGGGGGGCTGGCAGCTTATGGTTTCCGCCTACAGCCGCTACCCCAAGGAGGCCGCCGACCTGGTGCGGTACCTGGCTTCCTACGAGGTGCAGAAGGACAACGCCGTGCGGCTCTCCCGCTTGCCCACCCGCCCCGCCCTCTACACCGACAAGGACGTCCTGGCTAAGAACCCTTGGTTCAAAGACCTGCTCCCCGTCTTCCAGAATGCGGTTTCCCGCCCCTCCGACGTGGCCGGGGCCAAATACAACCAGGTATCCGAGGCCATCTGGACCGAGGTGCACAGCGTCCTCACTGGGCGTAAGACCGGAGAGGTGGCGGTGAGGGACCTCGAGGGCCGCATCCGCCGCATCCTGCGCTAA
- a CDS encoding FUN14 domain-containing protein, which produces MELPDLTPYLGQMTFGGLAGYAVGYALKKVGRLLAIGLGLLFIALQLLAQAGYVQVDWTRIQKDVEPLLQQPGLQSLWERLLQTLTYNLPFGASFVGGLLLGLRAG; this is translated from the coding sequence GTGGAGCTACCCGACCTCACCCCTTACCTGGGGCAGATGACCTTCGGCGGCCTGGCGGGCTACGCGGTGGGCTACGCCCTGAAGAAGGTGGGCCGCCTCCTGGCCATCGGCCTCGGCCTCCTCTTCATCGCCCTGCAGCTCCTGGCCCAGGCCGGGTACGTCCAGGTGGACTGGACCCGCATCCAAAAGGACGTGGAGCCCCTCCTCCAGCAGCCGGGTCTGCAAAGCCTCTGGGAAAGGCTACTCCAAACCCTCACCTACAACCTCCCCTTCGGGGCCAGCTTCGTGGGGGGGTTGCTCTTGGGCCTGCGGGCGGGGTAG
- a CDS encoding DUF309 domain-containing protein — translation MEALREAWRLFQEGEYFEAHEVLEEAWRQAEGEERRFLQGLILLAAALHQAKSGNKGLRNLRKAEGKLLGLPSPYLGLDWQPLLEEARRRLGA, via the coding sequence GTGGAGGCCTTGAGGGAGGCCTGGCGCCTTTTCCAGGAGGGCGAATACTTTGAGGCCCACGAGGTCCTCGAGGAGGCCTGGCGGCAAGCGGAAGGGGAGGAGCGCCGCTTCCTCCAAGGACTCATCCTCCTGGCGGCGGCCCTGCACCAGGCCAAGAGCGGGAACAAGGGTCTGCGGAACCTAAGGAAGGCGGAAGGGAAGCTCCTGGGCCTCCCCTCCCCTTATCTGGGCTTAGACTGGCAGCCCCTCCTTGAAGAGGCCCGGCGTAGACTTGGAGCGTGA